In Devosia beringensis, a single window of DNA contains:
- a CDS encoding class I SAM-dependent RNA methyltransferase: MTSITTITSLGHKGEGVAEIDGHKVFVPFALPGERVELELDGDRATLLGVIAPAANRIEPFCPHFGACGGCQLQHLDRPSYEAFKIGLIETPLRFAGIELSVSRFIDAAGAGRRRATLHARREGVGYMRLRSHQVHDIDACPILVPGLDKAPDIARAVFQAVGEADVSLVATLSGLDVAIRTEKKQARHDRVAPLVARFKMARLALNGEMVLQAQPPIVEMGRARVELPIGSFLQATAEAENLLADYVLNAVDRKVKTVADLFCGLGPFALRLAEERPVKAFDNDRAGIAALDQARRFTKGLREITAKCQDLFRDPLTQYELNYDFVVLDPPRSGAEAQVRELAKSKVKTVVMAACDARTFARDAAILVAGGYAMSDLVAIDQFTQSTHIEMAATFRR; encoded by the coding sequence ATGACCAGCATCACGACCATTACCAGCCTCGGCCATAAGGGCGAGGGCGTCGCCGAGATCGACGGCCACAAGGTCTTTGTGCCCTTCGCCTTGCCCGGTGAACGGGTCGAGCTCGAGCTGGATGGTGATCGGGCGACCCTGCTGGGCGTGATCGCGCCGGCGGCAAACCGCATCGAACCCTTTTGCCCGCATTTTGGCGCCTGCGGTGGCTGCCAGCTGCAGCATCTCGATCGCCCGAGCTACGAGGCCTTCAAGATCGGCCTGATCGAAACGCCGCTGCGCTTTGCCGGCATCGAGCTATCAGTATCGCGCTTCATTGATGCCGCTGGCGCGGGCCGCCGCCGCGCCACCCTGCATGCCCGGCGCGAAGGCGTCGGCTATATGCGGCTGCGCAGCCACCAGGTGCACGACATCGATGCCTGCCCCATTCTGGTGCCGGGCCTCGACAAGGCACCCGACATTGCCCGCGCCGTGTTCCAGGCGGTGGGCGAGGCTGATGTGAGCCTGGTTGCGACCCTCTCGGGCCTCGACGTGGCCATCCGCACCGAAAAGAAGCAGGCCCGCCACGATCGCGTTGCCCCGCTGGTTGCCCGCTTCAAGATGGCGCGCCTGGCGCTCAATGGCGAAATGGTACTGCAGGCGCAGCCGCCCATCGTCGAAATGGGCCGCGCCCGCGTCGAACTGCCGATTGGCAGTTTCCTGCAGGCCACGGCAGAGGCCGAAAACCTGCTGGCCGACTATGTGCTCAATGCGGTCGACCGCAAGGTCAAGACGGTTGCTGACCTGTTCTGCGGCCTCGGCCCCTTCGCCCTGCGCCTGGCCGAAGAGCGCCCCGTCAAGGCCTTCGACAATGACCGGGCCGGCATTGCCGCGCTGGACCAGGCGCGCCGCTTCACCAAGGGCCTGCGCGAAATCACCGCCAAGTGCCAGGACCTGTTCCGCGATCCGCTGACCCAGTACGAACTCAATTATGACTTCGTCGTGCTCGACCCGCCGCGTTCGGGCGCCGAGGCGCAGGTGCGCGAACTGGCCAAGTCCAAGGTCAAGACCGTGGTCATGGCGGCCTGCGATGCGCGCACCTTTGCCCGTGACGCCGCCATTCTGGTGGCCGGCGGCTATGCCATGAGCGACCTCGTCGCCATCGACCAGTTTACCCAATCCACCCATATCGAAATGGCGGCAACCTTCCGGCGCTGA
- a CDS encoding sugar phosphate isomerase/epimerase family protein, with translation MKGPRAISLNLATTRQVWGFAEAVDGCLKAGITAISPWRDQIAAIGLNEAARIVRDNKIQVTGVCRGGMFPAETAAGRQAQIDDNLHAIDEAAALNADCLVLVVGGLPGSSKDLPGARGMVSDGIAAMLPHAKASGVKIAIEPLHPMYAADRACVNTIDQALDICETLGENVGVAIDVYHVWWDPRLAGAIARAGRMNRIFAHHICDWLAPTKDMLLDRGMMGDGVIDLPAIRKMIEDAGFYGPQEVEIFSQDNWWKRPGDEVLAVIKERVATVC, from the coding sequence ATGAAGGGGCCCCGTGCTATCTCGCTGAACCTGGCGACGACACGCCAGGTTTGGGGCTTTGCCGAGGCGGTCGATGGGTGCCTCAAGGCCGGTATCACCGCCATATCCCCCTGGCGCGACCAGATCGCCGCCATCGGCCTCAATGAAGCCGCGCGCATCGTGCGCGACAACAAGATCCAGGTCACCGGCGTCTGTCGCGGCGGCATGTTCCCGGCGGAAACCGCGGCCGGACGCCAGGCGCAGATCGATGACAACCTCCATGCCATCGACGAGGCGGCTGCGCTCAATGCAGATTGCCTGGTACTGGTCGTCGGCGGATTGCCAGGCAGTTCCAAGGACTTGCCGGGTGCCCGCGGCATGGTCAGTGACGGCATCGCCGCCATGCTGCCTCATGCAAAGGCCTCGGGGGTCAAGATCGCCATCGAGCCGCTGCACCCGATGTATGCGGCAGACCGGGCCTGCGTGAACACGATCGATCAGGCGCTCGATATCTGCGAGACGCTGGGCGAAAATGTCGGTGTCGCGATCGACGTCTACCATGTGTGGTGGGACCCGCGGCTGGCGGGCGCCATTGCCCGGGCCGGACGGATGAACCGTATCTTCGCCCATCACATCTGCGACTGGCTGGCGCCGACCAAGGACATGCTGCTTGATCGCGGCATGATGGGCGACGGCGTCATCGACCTGCCCGCCATCCGGAAGATGATCGAGGATGCGGGGTTTTACGGGCCACAAGAGGTCGAAATCTTCAGCCAGGATAATTGGTGGAAACGCCCCGGCGACGAGGTGCTCGCGGTGATCAAGGAGCGCGTCGCCACCGTCTGCTAA
- a CDS encoding FAD-binding and (Fe-S)-binding domain-containing protein, producing MQHAPIAPSPVHQVTPERHAAGERLVARLQGQVRGNMFTDPLMTYAWSGDASSYRLIPAAVVFINSEDEVRAVMAAARAEHLPITFRAAGTSLSGQAVTDGVLAVLGDGWRKLSIHPGADQITLGPAIIVAQANAALKPYDKKIGPDPASQATCKIGGVVNNNSSGMCCGVSQNTYHTMARLRLVLTDGTMLDSGDADSCAAFRLSHASMLEGLHQLHHQVMADAELVALITRKYAIKNTVGYSLNALVDYHDPLDILIHLMVGSEGTLGFVSEVTYNTVPEHPFKSTALVPFPDPQTAGRAIIEMANGGVQLTTGVTAAEYIERRALATVEHLAPMAPLLPWLTDNSPAVLIDVTAPDAATLETEVAKAVELLTRHGATHVDFSTDEHRSHALWDIRKGFFASGGAARPKGTSMLTEDVAAPIERLAEFVLDMRALLDDHGYADAIIFGHALAGNLHFQMSDDFSQPDAADRFDRFSKALSDLVSVQYQGSLKAEHGTGRAIAAFVEAEWGAKAYGLMQAIKALFDPEGLLNPGVLLNTDDKIHIKHLKVMPPADELVDLCIECGFCEPACPSHQMTLSPRQRIAVTRERERLRASGEDPVRLKRLDDDFQYPGLDTCAACNLCSVRCPVGIETGTMIMGQRAQRRSGTAQAVAGFVADHRGSVESIMRAGLGLADVARTIIPAPAVAAVTDTARRLSGKRVPRVSPQLHRGPGAPEPRETRQDPRRSGFPVPIAQSGRPSVVYFPSCATRMFGAPPTEQGLLSVPDAMLALLERAGFDVVMPEHLNGQCCGQPFQSKGFPEEAARVGGDLSRELSALSDAGRLSVVTDASTCAKHLRDFPGDAPVLDSAQFLLAQVLPRLTITQTLPVVAVHHNCSAQRLAEQPLTEAIARACAQTIAVLSSVTCCGYAGDKGLFVPELNAHATRFVKNDIPAGCTLGVSTVSTCASGLSEHAGLPFVGLASLLEWASRPLH from the coding sequence GGTGAGCGGTTGGTCGCCCGGCTCCAGGGCCAGGTGCGCGGCAACATGTTTACCGACCCATTGATGACCTATGCCTGGAGCGGCGATGCCAGTTCCTACCGGCTGATACCGGCAGCGGTGGTGTTCATCAATTCCGAGGATGAGGTACGCGCGGTGATGGCCGCAGCGCGAGCCGAGCACCTGCCCATTACCTTCCGCGCCGCCGGCACCTCGCTGTCCGGCCAGGCCGTGACCGATGGTGTGCTGGCCGTGCTGGGCGATGGCTGGCGCAAGCTGTCCATTCATCCCGGCGCCGACCAGATCACGCTGGGACCCGCGATCATCGTCGCCCAGGCCAATGCCGCGCTCAAGCCCTATGACAAAAAGATCGGCCCCGATCCGGCCAGCCAGGCTACCTGCAAGATCGGCGGCGTGGTCAACAATAATTCGTCCGGCATGTGCTGCGGCGTCAGCCAGAATACCTATCACACGATGGCGCGGCTGCGCCTGGTGCTGACCGACGGCACCATGCTCGATTCGGGCGATGCGGATAGCTGCGCCGCCTTTCGCCTGAGCCACGCTTCCATGCTCGAAGGCCTGCATCAACTGCATCACCAGGTAATGGCTGATGCCGAGCTGGTGGCGCTGATCACCCGCAAATATGCCATCAAGAATACCGTCGGCTATTCGCTCAATGCGCTGGTCGACTACCACGATCCGCTCGATATCCTGATCCACCTGATGGTGGGTTCGGAGGGCACGCTCGGCTTTGTTTCCGAGGTGACCTACAATACCGTCCCCGAACATCCCTTCAAATCCACCGCTCTGGTACCTTTCCCCGATCCGCAGACCGCCGGCCGCGCCATCATCGAAATGGCCAATGGCGGGGTACAGCTGACCACCGGCGTGACGGCCGCTGAATATATCGAGCGCCGGGCTTTGGCGACGGTGGAACATCTGGCGCCCATGGCGCCGCTGCTGCCCTGGCTGACCGACAATTCCCCGGCCGTGCTGATCGACGTGACGGCGCCGGATGCGGCCACGCTTGAGACCGAAGTCGCCAAGGCGGTGGAACTGCTGACTCGCCACGGCGCCACCCATGTCGATTTTTCGACGGACGAGCACCGCAGCCATGCCCTCTGGGATATCCGCAAGGGCTTCTTTGCCTCGGGCGGCGCGGCGCGGCCCAAGGGCACGTCCATGCTGACCGAAGACGTCGCGGCACCCATCGAGCGCCTCGCCGAATTCGTCCTCGACATGCGCGCTTTGCTCGATGATCACGGCTATGCCGATGCCATCATCTTCGGCCACGCTCTGGCCGGTAATTTGCACTTCCAGATGAGCGATGATTTTTCGCAGCCTGACGCGGCCGACAGGTTCGACAGGTTTTCCAAGGCGCTGAGCGATCTGGTCTCGGTGCAATATCAGGGCTCGCTCAAGGCCGAGCATGGCACCGGCCGCGCCATTGCCGCCTTTGTCGAGGCCGAATGGGGCGCCAAGGCCTATGGGCTGATGCAGGCCATCAAGGCCCTGTTCGATCCCGAAGGCCTGCTCAATCCGGGCGTGTTGCTCAATACTGACGACAAGATCCATATCAAGCATCTCAAGGTCATGCCGCCGGCCGATGAACTGGTCGATCTCTGCATCGAATGCGGTTTCTGCGAACCCGCCTGCCCTAGCCACCAGATGACGCTGTCGCCGCGCCAGCGCATCGCCGTCACCCGCGAACGCGAGCGGCTGCGGGCCAGTGGCGAGGACCCTGTTCGTCTCAAGCGCCTCGATGATGATTTCCAATATCCCGGCCTTGATACCTGCGCCGCCTGCAATCTGTGTTCGGTGCGCTGCCCGGTGGGCATCGAGACCGGCACCATGATCATGGGCCAGCGCGCCCAGCGTCGCAGTGGCACGGCACAGGCCGTGGCCGGTTTTGTCGCCGATCACCGCGGCAGCGTCGAGAGCATCATGCGCGCCGGCCTGGGTCTCGCCGATGTGGCGCGCACCATAATTCCCGCCCCGGCCGTTGCGGCGGTGACGGATACGGCGCGCCGCCTCAGTGGCAAGCGCGTCCCGCGGGTCTCGCCGCAATTGCATCGCGGTCCCGGCGCGCCCGAGCCGCGCGAAACGCGGCAGGATCCGCGCCGCAGCGGTTTTCCCGTGCCCATCGCCCAGAGCGGGCGACCATCGGTGGTCTATTTCCCCAGCTGCGCCACCCGCATGTTCGGCGCGCCGCCGACCGAGCAGGGCCTGCTTTCCGTGCCCGACGCCATGCTGGCTTTGCTCGAGCGCGCCGGTTTTGACGTGGTCATGCCTGAGCACCTCAATGGCCAATGCTGCGGCCAGCCTTTCCAATCCAAGGGCTTTCCCGAGGAAGCGGCGCGGGTCGGCGGCGACCTGTCGCGCGAACTCTCGGCGCTCTCGGATGCCGGCCGGCTCAGCGTGGTGACCGATGCCTCCACCTGCGCCAAGCATCTGCGCGACTTTCCCGGCGACGCCCCGGTGCTCGATTCCGCCCAGTTCCTGCTCGCCCAGGTGCTGCCGCGACTGACCATCACGCAAACCCTGCCCGTCGTGGCCGTACACCACAACTGCTCGGCCCAGCGCCTGGCCGAACAGCCGCTCACCGAGGCCATTGCCCGCGCCTGTGCCCAAACCATCGCGGTGCTGAGCTCGGTCACCTGCTGCGGCTATGCCGGCGACAAGGGTCTCTTCGTGCCCGAGCTCAACGCGCATGCCACCCGCTTTGTCAAAAACGACATTCCCGCTGGCTGCACTTTGGGGGTCTCGACCGTCAGCACCTGTGCATCCGGGTTGAGCGAACATGCCGGCCTGCCCTTTGTCGGCCTGGCCAGCCTGCTCGAATGGGCCAGCCGCCCACTGCACTAG